A stretch of the Lolium perenne isolate Kyuss_39 chromosome 3, Kyuss_2.0, whole genome shotgun sequence genome encodes the following:
- the LOC127343416 gene encoding LEAF RUST 10 DISEASE-RESISTANCEUS RECEPTOR-LIKE PROTEIN KINASE-like 2.1 isoform X2 produces MHHLLLPAVFLVFATADAYTAPCSNGTCGGQNIAYPFWLDNLGPNCGYPGFGLFCEENTPILLSQQAQHRYRVLRIDYTNHTVSLADVDVWNTTCPRLIFDLSIELNPYYSSLQLTRSNSNLTLLYNCKSGVSRPSAVKLEGCPEQNTTWYVLPDDGVTVKAYGYGCEAAVTTPVRSSHRLANASLGEMLSDGFEMRYAAESEQCVACEQSGGRCSYGRRKDDGWLEFTCFCDDGANERQCGDIRSLRLKRQKLYIIAGSSSIIFLCLLVFACLLGYKRYGSKIISKVTSKIKSVIQYWTGKISKRTQRIESFLQKNGTPYPKRFKYAEVKKITKSFAAKLGQGGFGAVYRGNLSDGRQVAVKILQASKGDGEDFINEVASISRTSHVNIVALLGFCLEGSKRALIYEYMPNGSLERYVFNSNSRDAISISWEKLFHIAVGIARGLEYLHRGCSTRIVHFDIKPHNILLDEEFCPKISDFGMAKLCINKESIISIGGARGTIGYIAPEVFSKHFGAVSSKSDVYSYGMMVLEMVGAREKNINDSESSSQYFPQWIYEHLDDYCVSASAINGEITEIVRKMIVVGLWCIQVSPNNRPTKTRVVEMLEGTTSGLELPPKVLLSFFEDRVMSLS; encoded by the exons ATGCATCATCTGCTCCTCCCGGCCGTCTTCCTCGTCTTCGCCACAGCCGACGCCTATACCGCTCCCTGCAGCAACGGAACCTGCGGCGGGCAGAACATCGCCTACCCGTTCTGGCTCGACAATTTAGGCCCCAACTGCGGCTACCCGGGCTTCGGCCTATTCTGCGAGGAGAACACTCCGATTCTGCTAAGCCAACAGGCCCAACACCGGTACAGAGTCCTGCGCATCGATTACACCAATCACACCGTCTCCCTCGCCGACGTCGACGTGTGGAACACGACCTGCCCGCGGCtcatcttcgacctctccatcgaACTCAACCCCTACTACTCCTCGCTGCAGCTCACACGCTCCAACTCCAACCTCACCTTGCTCTACAACTGCAAGTCCGGCGTTTCCCGGCCCTCCGCCGTGAAGCTTGAAGGTTGCCCGGAGCAGAACACCACCTGGTACGTGCTCCCGGATGACGGGGTCACGGTCAAAGCGTACGGGTACGGGTGCGAGGCGGCGGTGACGACACCGGTGCGGAGCTCGCATCGTCTGGCCAACGCGTCGCTCGGTGAGATGCTGAGTGATGGGTTCGAGATGCGTTACGCTGCCGAATCCGAGCAGTGCGTGGCGTGCGAGCAGTCCGGTGGGCGGTGCAGCTACGGACGCCGGAAGGACGACGGCTGGTTGGAGTTCACCTGTTTCTGCGACGATGGCGCTAACGAGCGCCAGTGCG GGGATATACGCTCTTTGCGCTTGAAGAGACAAAAACTAT ATATAATAGCAGGCAGCTCGAGCATAATTTTTCTATGCCTACTAGTTTTTGCATGTTTGTTGGGCTATAAGAGATATGGATCCAAAATTATATCAAAGGTAACATCAAAAATTAAGTCCGTCATACAATATTGGACCGGGAAGATATCAAAGCGGACACAAAGGATTGAGTCTTTCTTACAAAAGAATGGGACGCCATACCCGAAAAGATTCAAGTACGCAGAAGtgaaaaaaataacaaaatcttTTGCTGCAAAGCTGGGTCAAGGTGGATTTGGTGCTGTTTACAGAGGCAACCTCTCTGATGGTCGACAGGTAGCTGTCAAGATACTACAGGCCTCAAAGGGTGATGGGGAGGACTTCATTAATGAGGTAGCCAGTATTAGCAGAACTTCGCATGTCAACATTGTGGCTCTTTTAGGATTTTGCCTCGAAGGATCCAAAAGGGCTCTCATCTATGAATACATGCCTAACGGTTCACTTGAAAGATATGTTTTCAATAGCAACTCTAGAGACGCAATTTCTATCAGTTGGGAGAAATTGTTTCATATAGCAGTTGGCATTGCCCGAGGACTTGAATATCTTCACCGTGGATGCAGCACCCGCATCGTGCATTTTGATATCAAACCCCACAACATTCTACTGGATGAAGAGTTCTGCCCTAAGATTTCTGATTTTGGAATGGCAAAGCTGTGCATAAATAAAGAGAGTATTATCTCCATCGGTGGTGCAAGAGGAACAATAGGGTATATTGCCCCAGAGGTTTTTTCAAAGCATTTTGGAGCAGTGAGTAGCAAGTCTGATGTCTATAGCTATGGAATGATGGTCCTTGAGATGGTTGGAGCAAGGGAGAAGAATATCAATGACAGTGAATCTAGCAGCCAATATTTCCCACAGTGGATCTATGAGCATCTAGATGATTACTGTGTGAGTGCTTCTGCGATAAACGGTGAAATTACAGAGATTGTAAGGAAGATGATAGTGGTTGGGCTGTGGTGTATACAAGTAAGTCCTAATAATCGACCAACAAAGACTAGAGTCGTAGAGATGCTAGAAGGGACCACAAGTGGCCTGGAGTTACCTCCTAAAGTGCTTTTAAGTTTTTTTGAAGATCGAGTTATGAGTTTGAGTTGA
- the LOC127343416 gene encoding LEAF RUST 10 DISEASE-RESISTANCEUS RECEPTOR-LIKE PROTEIN KINASE-like 2.1 isoform X1 encodes MHHLLLPAVFLVFATADAYTAPCSNGTCGGQNIAYPFWLDNLGPNCGYPGFGLFCEENTPILLSQQAQHRYRVLRIDYTNHTVSLADVDVWNTTCPRLIFDLSIELNPYYSSLQLTRSNSNLTLLYNCKSGVSRPSAVKLEGCPEQNTTWYVLPDDGVTVKAYGYGCEAAVTTPVRSSHRLANASLGEMLSDGFEMRYAAESEQCVACEQSGGRCSYGRRKDDGWLEFTCFCDDGANERQCVHMFGGHGWLGITLVDMFLDSFDTMEEWWLSFVFPNGDIRSLRLKRQKLYIIAGSSSIIFLCLLVFACLLGYKRYGSKIISKVTSKIKSVIQYWTGKISKRTQRIESFLQKNGTPYPKRFKYAEVKKITKSFAAKLGQGGFGAVYRGNLSDGRQVAVKILQASKGDGEDFINEVASISRTSHVNIVALLGFCLEGSKRALIYEYMPNGSLERYVFNSNSRDAISISWEKLFHIAVGIARGLEYLHRGCSTRIVHFDIKPHNILLDEEFCPKISDFGMAKLCINKESIISIGGARGTIGYIAPEVFSKHFGAVSSKSDVYSYGMMVLEMVGAREKNINDSESSSQYFPQWIYEHLDDYCVSASAINGEITEIVRKMIVVGLWCIQVSPNNRPTKTRVVEMLEGTTSGLELPPKVLLSFFEDRVMSLS; translated from the exons ATGCATCATCTGCTCCTCCCGGCCGTCTTCCTCGTCTTCGCCACAGCCGACGCCTATACCGCTCCCTGCAGCAACGGAACCTGCGGCGGGCAGAACATCGCCTACCCGTTCTGGCTCGACAATTTAGGCCCCAACTGCGGCTACCCGGGCTTCGGCCTATTCTGCGAGGAGAACACTCCGATTCTGCTAAGCCAACAGGCCCAACACCGGTACAGAGTCCTGCGCATCGATTACACCAATCACACCGTCTCCCTCGCCGACGTCGACGTGTGGAACACGACCTGCCCGCGGCtcatcttcgacctctccatcgaACTCAACCCCTACTACTCCTCGCTGCAGCTCACACGCTCCAACTCCAACCTCACCTTGCTCTACAACTGCAAGTCCGGCGTTTCCCGGCCCTCCGCCGTGAAGCTTGAAGGTTGCCCGGAGCAGAACACCACCTGGTACGTGCTCCCGGATGACGGGGTCACGGTCAAAGCGTACGGGTACGGGTGCGAGGCGGCGGTGACGACACCGGTGCGGAGCTCGCATCGTCTGGCCAACGCGTCGCTCGGTGAGATGCTGAGTGATGGGTTCGAGATGCGTTACGCTGCCGAATCCGAGCAGTGCGTGGCGTGCGAGCAGTCCGGTGGGCGGTGCAGCTACGGACGCCGGAAGGACGACGGCTGGTTGGAGTTCACCTGTTTCTGCGACGATGGCGCTAACGAGCGCCAGTGCG TGCACATGTTTGGTGGACATGGTTGGCTAGGGATTACTTTGGTTGACATGTTTTTGGACTCTTTTGATACAATGGAGGAGTGGTGGCTATCCTTCGTCTTCCCCAACG GGGATATACGCTCTTTGCGCTTGAAGAGACAAAAACTAT ATATAATAGCAGGCAGCTCGAGCATAATTTTTCTATGCCTACTAGTTTTTGCATGTTTGTTGGGCTATAAGAGATATGGATCCAAAATTATATCAAAGGTAACATCAAAAATTAAGTCCGTCATACAATATTGGACCGGGAAGATATCAAAGCGGACACAAAGGATTGAGTCTTTCTTACAAAAGAATGGGACGCCATACCCGAAAAGATTCAAGTACGCAGAAGtgaaaaaaataacaaaatcttTTGCTGCAAAGCTGGGTCAAGGTGGATTTGGTGCTGTTTACAGAGGCAACCTCTCTGATGGTCGACAGGTAGCTGTCAAGATACTACAGGCCTCAAAGGGTGATGGGGAGGACTTCATTAATGAGGTAGCCAGTATTAGCAGAACTTCGCATGTCAACATTGTGGCTCTTTTAGGATTTTGCCTCGAAGGATCCAAAAGGGCTCTCATCTATGAATACATGCCTAACGGTTCACTTGAAAGATATGTTTTCAATAGCAACTCTAGAGACGCAATTTCTATCAGTTGGGAGAAATTGTTTCATATAGCAGTTGGCATTGCCCGAGGACTTGAATATCTTCACCGTGGATGCAGCACCCGCATCGTGCATTTTGATATCAAACCCCACAACATTCTACTGGATGAAGAGTTCTGCCCTAAGATTTCTGATTTTGGAATGGCAAAGCTGTGCATAAATAAAGAGAGTATTATCTCCATCGGTGGTGCAAGAGGAACAATAGGGTATATTGCCCCAGAGGTTTTTTCAAAGCATTTTGGAGCAGTGAGTAGCAAGTCTGATGTCTATAGCTATGGAATGATGGTCCTTGAGATGGTTGGAGCAAGGGAGAAGAATATCAATGACAGTGAATCTAGCAGCCAATATTTCCCACAGTGGATCTATGAGCATCTAGATGATTACTGTGTGAGTGCTTCTGCGATAAACGGTGAAATTACAGAGATTGTAAGGAAGATGATAGTGGTTGGGCTGTGGTGTATACAAGTAAGTCCTAATAATCGACCAACAAAGACTAGAGTCGTAGAGATGCTAGAAGGGACCACAAGTGGCCTGGAGTTACCTCCTAAAGTGCTTTTAAGTTTTTTTGAAGATCGAGTTATGAGTTTGAGTTGA
- the LOC127343418 gene encoding LEAF RUST 10 DISEASE-RESISTANCEUS RECEPTOR-LIKE PROTEIN KINASE-like 2.7, with product MHHLLLPAVVLLFAAAEAYTASCSNATCGGQTISYPFWLANSGPNCGYPGLGISCQDNTPILDHQFHQYRVLRIDYANRTVALADADAWNTTCPRLTFSLSRDPNSWLQLTRSNSNLTVLYNCKAKLSRPSAVKLDGCQDQSNTWYVLPDDGVTGKAYGHGCEKAVTTPVLLSSLHRLATNPSLGEVLNAGFEMRYGANSQQCGACEQSGGRCRYGRIEEHGGTEFACVCDAKSDHCGDPRCLRLKRQKIYKIASTSSEVLICLLLLACLLGYKKYHSALSASHLPCSFQGPAEVSLSLLAGDVGFGSSIQDPRSPQYEAGLFPR from the exons ATGCATCATCTGCTCCTCCCGGCCGTTGTGCTCCTCTTCGCCGCAGCCGAAGCCTACACCGCTTCCTGCAGTAACGCCACCTGCGGCGGGCAGACCATCAGCTACCCGTTCTGGCTCGCCAACTCAGGCCCCAACTGCGGCTACCCGGGCCTCGGCATATCCTGCCAGGACAACACCCCGATCCTCGACCACCAGTTCCACCAGTACAGGGTCCTGCGCATCGACTACGCCAATCGCACCGTCGCCCTCGCCGACGCCGACGCCTGGAACACGACCTGCCCGCGCCTCACCTTCAGTCTCTCCCGCGACCCCAACTCATGGCTGCAGCTCACGCGCTCCAACTCCAACCTCACCGTGCTCTACAACTGCAAGGCCAAGCTATCCCGGCCCTCCGCCGTGAAGCTCGACGGGTGCCAGGACCAGAGCAACACCTGGTACGTCCTCCCCGATGACGGGGTCACCGGCAAAGCTTACGGGCACGGGTGCGAGAAGGCGGTGACGACGCCGGTGCTGCTGAGCAGCCTGCATCGTCTGGCGACCAACCCGTCGCTCGGCGAGGTGCTGAACGCCGGGTTCGAGATGCGCTACGGCGCCAACTCCCAGCAGTGCGGCGCGTGCGAGCAGTCCGGCGGGCGGTGCAGATACGGCCGCATCGAGGAGCACGGCGGGACGGAGTTCGCCTGCGTCTGCGACGCCAAGTCCGACCACTGCG GGGATCCACGGTGTTTACGCTTGAAGAGACAAAAAATAT ATAAAATAGCAAGCACCTCAAGCGAAGTTTTGATATGCCTACTATTATTGGCATGTTTGTTGGGCTATAAGAAATACCACTCTGCACTTTCGGCCAGTCACCTTCCGTGCTCCTTTCAGGGGCCTGCCGAGGTTTCCTTGAGCCTCTTGGCGGGTGATGTTGGATTTGGCTCATCCATACAGGATCCAAGGTCGCCACAATACGAAGCGGGTCTTTTTCCGCGATAA